A genomic region of Papaver somniferum cultivar HN1 chromosome 7, ASM357369v1, whole genome shotgun sequence contains the following coding sequences:
- the LOC113294875 gene encoding uncharacterized protein LOC113294875 produces the protein MQDHELATASNLQKSPIVSNFLVLEWDIYGIPMNKIKPYSMWLTNCRAPGMVEAIPNRKNQRRKGLDVVGSFGLLQPTADGSKLILKEPISPSSVNFSLFKMAPVATFMLSMVALAVVPFDYGMVLSDPNIWLLYFFAISSLGVYGIIIESRFSN, from the exons ATGCAAGATCATGAATTAGCAACTGCATCCAATCTCCAAAAGAGTCCAATTGTTTCGAACTTTCTAGTTTTGGAATGGGATATTTACGGAATCCCCATGAATAAGATCAAACCTTATTCCATGTGGTTAACTAATTGCCGAGCTCCAGGAATGGTCGAAGCCATACCCAATCGAAAAA ATCAACGTCGAAAAGGTCTTGATGTAGTGGGTTCGTTCGGATTGTTACAACCTACAGCAGATGGTTCGAAATTGATTCTAAAGGAACCTATTTCACCAAGTAGTGTTAATTTCTCCCTTTTTAAAATGGCTCCAGTGGCTACATTCATGTTAAGTATGGTCGCTTTGGCCGTTGTACCTTTTGATTATGGTATGGTATTGTCAGATCCGAACATATGGCTACTTTATTTTTTTGCCATATCTTCACTAGGTGTTTATGGAATTATTATAGAAAGTCGGTTTAGTAATTAA